In Euphorbia lathyris chromosome 2, ddEupLath1.1, whole genome shotgun sequence, the sequence TTCGTTTCGCAACAATCCTACCTATCAATAACAAAGAACCTTTAAATATTGGAGAGTAGCTTAGAGAGGAGAGATGTGTCTTATTCCACAGTTCACAGCCTAATTGGTCTTCCAGCATATTATATAAAATGGATGCAAATAAACAATTGATTAATTGAATCGTTTCTGTGAATAACATTTCTTCCTATAGACATGCATTCACCATTTTCTGATAAATAAACAATGACAAGGCTGTGTTGTCaagatccaattttggtagaaTCCCTtgcaaaaataatatttatttctgTGATGGTCTTTGCTTCGGTGTGTTCTTTCTATGCATTAATGGCTGCTTGAATTTGTTCAAGGGttctcccttttgtttctgGTACCACCAAAGCGATAAACACAATGGCAAGAGCATTTATTGCCGCATAAAGAATAAAGGTACCTGAAAACCAGAATTCAAACATTAGAATCACCTCTCtgtaagatatatatatatatattttctagcTTCATTGCTTTGCTAGCATGCTTTATTCTATTGGTGGCAGAATCAGCTTGTTTTGTGTTCTATTTACCATAGGAGCTCCAGGATATAAGAAAGTTGTAGGTGTAGGAAATAACCCATGCACCGAACCAGTTCACTAGTGTTGCTAGACTTCCTGCTACTCCTTTAATGTTAATAGGAAAAATCTGCAAGAAAAGGGAATGCCTTTATTCTGGTGGGATTCTTAACCAGAGATTTTATTTTCATCTCAGTAAATATTTTTACCTCTGACATTACTACCCAGGGAACAGCACCCATTCCTGCTGAAAATGAACCTATATATAGCTGTACTTGAAGATAAATCATAAGAACACAAGGGAAATAATGGAAATTTAGGGCAAGACATGACTTATATCTATAATTGTTGTAATCTTACCAGTATGCCAGTAACGGCGAGTATAGGAACAGCATTGAGTGCCAAATTGTTATCCTGATTCATACAAGTCTTTCTTTTTATGTtacaattaaagaaaataaaatttagaagttGCTGGATCTGATGGTTTGTGTATGAATAACCTTCAGGTAGAATGAAACAGCAGTTATGATACAGGCAACCACTAATCCTGATCCAGATACCTAAAAGGCATTGGAAAGAAAAATTAACTTTGGATATGACCAAACAAGTTTTGAGAATCAACTGTTTCTTGAATAAAAGTTACCAATAAGAGAGGCTTTCTTCCACCTTTGTCTATCACAGTTGTGTTTAGGGCAGTAACCACAACCTACAAAATAGATACATTTCAATCTTATTCCTGGTGGAAGGAGATAACTAGACTTCTTTTCAATTGACAGAATTTAAGTAACCTGAATAATGGCATAGGTTATGGTTCCAACAGAGGAAGAAAATCCTGACACATAGCAAACACAAGTAGTAGAacttagaatatcattacgGACCCAACATTTTGATTTAAGGGACTTGCTTTggtcctttctttttctttttcaagtgAAAGACTCTTTATGAAGATCTCCTCACCTGCTGACTCAAAAATATTGCTGACATAGAAGCATACTCCATTAATTCCTCCAAATTGCTGACAGACCATCAGCCCAACTCCTATCTGGTGAAACAAGTAAAagagttgttttctttttgttgaaaagaaaaatgaagaaacacAGAAGAAATTCAGAGGAGAATAATTACAATAACGGAGCGTTGGTATCTTCTTTGAAACAAATCTAGCAATTTGGCTTTTGGGAGCCGCTCTAGAGTTTCTATATAATCCTGTCAAACAATGGCATGGTATTATAGTTGTTGTTATgctctttcttttttcaatatAAAATATAGATCATAGATTTAAGGATTATGAACCCTGATTTCAGCTGCCTCATGAGTTATGTCAGTGTCCTTGCCTCGAAGTGTCTTTAGCGCAGTCTCAAACTGCTTTTCGTGTCCGATCTTTGCCTGAATTATATGAGACATTACTTTTCATGATTTCAATTTTATCAACTGATGTATGTGTCTGTGCTTGTGCAGAAGG encodes:
- the LOC136218337 gene encoding sugar transporter ERD6-like 7 isoform X1, translating into MSIKEDIENGNDEVDGREPLLRKNTADAQENSNNLMVYFSTFVAVCGSFEFGCCAGYSSPTQNAITEDLSLSLAQYSMFGSILTFGAMIGAITSGSIADFVGRKGAMRVASVLCVAGWLSIYFAEGDLALDIGRLATGYGMGVFSYVVPVFVAEIAPKNLRGALTTLNQLMICSGVSVFYIIGTVMSWRALALSGLIPCAILLIGLFLIPESPRWLAKIGHEKQFETALKTLRGKDTDITHEAAEIRDYIETLERLPKAKLLDLFQRRYQRSVIIGVGLMVCQQFGGINGVCFYVSNIFESAGFSSSVGTITYAIIQVVVTALNTTVIDKGGRKPLLLVSGSGLVVACIITAVSFYLKDNNLALNAVPILAVTGILLYIGSFSAGMGAVPWVVMSEIFPINIKGVAGSLATLVNWFGAWVISYTYNFLISWSSYGTFILYAAINALAIVFIALVVPETKGRTLEQIQAAINA
- the LOC136218337 gene encoding sugar transporter ERD6-like 7 isoform X2, which produces MLCYSSPTQNAITEDLSLSLAQYSMFGSILTFGAMIGAITSGSIADFVGRKGAMRVASVLCVAGWLSIYFAEGDLALDIGRLATGYGMGVFSYVVPVFVAEIAPKNLRGALTTLNQLMICSGVSVFYIIGTVMSWRALALSGLIPCAILLIGLFLIPESPRWLAKIGHEKQFETALKTLRGKDTDITHEAAEIRDYIETLERLPKAKLLDLFQRRYQRSVIIGVGLMVCQQFGGINGVCFYVSNIFESAGFSSSVGTITYAIIQVVVTALNTTVIDKGGRKPLLLVSGSGLVVACIITAVSFYLKDNNLALNAVPILAVTGILLYIGSFSAGMGAVPWVVMSEIFPINIKGVAGSLATLVNWFGAWVISYTYNFLISWSSYGTFILYAAINALAIVFIALVVPETKGRTLEQIQAAINA